The following proteins are co-located in the Sphingomonas donggukensis genome:
- a CDS encoding ankyrin repeat domain-containing protein: protein MRRMRFGAIALALAAAMQLLAAVPAVSAMVESDPFDDARHYVVNRQNAEALRLIDSGQFPIDQTNYEGWTLLHYAAEAGNLDMVKALLDRRADPTLKTKWGSTPWDVASATMVRSALVAAVTQRTGRAPGAPDRAAPPARSAPQPARASASGASAPAKPQSPRAKQCQARWYSSQALCSDSTCKMREYRKWQTCLKTGSYY, encoded by the coding sequence ATGCGACGGATGCGATTCGGGGCGATTGCGCTGGCGCTGGCCGCGGCGATGCAGCTGCTGGCGGCGGTGCCCGCCGTGTCGGCGATGGTCGAGAGCGATCCGTTCGACGACGCGCGGCACTATGTCGTCAATCGCCAGAATGCAGAGGCGCTGCGCCTGATCGACAGCGGCCAGTTCCCGATCGACCAGACGAATTACGAGGGCTGGACGCTGCTGCACTATGCCGCCGAGGCCGGCAATCTCGACATGGTGAAGGCGCTGCTCGATCGCCGCGCCGATCCGACGCTCAAGACCAAATGGGGCTCGACCCCGTGGGACGTGGCGTCGGCGACGATGGTCCGCTCGGCGCTGGTCGCCGCCGTGACGCAGCGCACCGGGCGGGCGCCGGGCGCGCCCGACCGCGCGGCGCCGCCGGCACGGTCTGCACCCCAGCCCGCCCGCGCCTCCGCCTCGGGCGCCAGCGCGCCGGCCAAGCCGCAGTCGCCCCGCGCGAAGCAATGTCAGGCGCGCTGGTATTCCAGCCAGGCGCTGTGTTCGGACAGCACGTGCAAGATGCGCGAATATCGCAAATGGCAGACCTGCCTGAAGACCGGCTCCTACTACTGA
- a CDS encoding HAD-IA family hydrolase, whose product MTAFRGTFGAARDAADSGIGNRLALFDCDGTLVDSGANICLAMERAFDANALVPPPRAEIHRIVGLSLVEAVAVLHPDADDSLNIRLAQSYRDAFVAMRGTPDFTHEPLYPGIAEVIVTLAEDGWMLGVATGKSDRGLAIILATHGLTDRFVTLQTADRHPSKPHPAMALAAIAEAGASPATTVMIGDTSFDMMMAEAAGAHAVGVDWGYHDAHELRDAGAAHVVSDAAALIPALLACVGEPSISAP is encoded by the coding sequence ATGACGGCGTTTCGCGGAACTTTCGGCGCGGCTCGGGATGCGGCGGACAGCGGCATCGGCAACCGCCTCGCGCTGTTCGACTGCGACGGGACGCTCGTCGATTCGGGCGCCAATATCTGCCTGGCGATGGAACGTGCCTTCGATGCCAACGCCCTTGTCCCACCGCCCCGCGCGGAGATCCACCGCATCGTCGGGCTGAGCCTGGTCGAGGCGGTGGCGGTGCTGCACCCGGACGCCGACGATTCGCTCAACATTCGCCTCGCCCAATCCTACCGCGATGCCTTCGTCGCGATGCGCGGCACGCCCGATTTCACCCACGAGCCGCTGTATCCCGGCATCGCCGAGGTGATCGTGACGCTGGCCGAGGACGGCTGGATGCTGGGTGTCGCCACCGGCAAGTCCGACCGCGGCCTTGCCATCATCCTCGCTACCCACGGCCTGACCGACCGGTTCGTCACCCTCCAGACCGCCGACCGCCATCCGTCGAAGCCCCACCCGGCGATGGCGCTGGCCGCGATCGCGGAGGCGGGGGCATCGCCCGCGACGACCGTGATGATCGGCGACACCAGTTTCGACATGATGATGGCGGAGGCGGCGGGCGCGCACGCCGTCGGGGTCGACTGGGGCTATCACGACGCGCACGAACTGCGCGACGCGGGCGCTGCGCACGTCGTCTCAGACGCCGCCGCGCTGATACCGGCGCTGCTTGCCTGCGTTGGCGAACCCTCTATCTCCGCGCCATGA
- a CDS encoding ATP12 family chaperone protein has product MKRFWSDVAVHASDGTHAVTLDGKPVRTPGRLPLAVPHALLADAIADEWRAVEGEIDPRAMPLTGLANAAIERIAPAPGPFADGLARYAESDLLYYRAVDPPELVARQEAAWNPLLDWARGRYDVHFETTSGVMPTPQPRETVERLAAAVIARDAYELAALSPIVTVTGSLILGLAVLEGAADPETVWQAARIDEDWQIELWGEDPLATAATAAHRADFDAGVRMLDLVS; this is encoded by the coding sequence GTGAAGCGGTTCTGGAGCGACGTCGCCGTCCACGCATCGGATGGTACCCATGCCGTCACGCTCGATGGCAAGCCGGTGCGCACCCCCGGTCGCCTGCCGCTGGCTGTACCGCATGCCCTGTTGGCAGACGCGATCGCCGACGAATGGCGCGCGGTCGAGGGCGAGATCGATCCGCGCGCGATGCCGCTCACCGGCCTCGCCAACGCCGCGATCGAACGCATTGCCCCCGCGCCCGGCCCGTTCGCGGATGGCCTTGCGCGCTATGCCGAAAGCGACCTGCTCTATTACCGCGCGGTCGATCCGCCCGAACTGGTCGCGCGTCAGGAAGCGGCCTGGAACCCGCTGCTCGACTGGGCGCGGGGCCGCTACGACGTGCATTTCGAAACGACCAGCGGGGTGATGCCGACGCCGCAGCCGCGCGAAACTGTGGAGCGGCTGGCGGCTGCCGTCATCGCGCGCGACGCTTACGAGCTCGCCGCGCTGTCTCCGATCGTGACCGTCACCGGATCGCTGATCCTCGGCCTCGCCGTGCTGGAGGGGGCTGCCGACCCCGAAACCGTGTGGCAGGCGGCGCGCATCGACGAGGATTGGCAGATCGAGCTCTGGGGCGAAGACCCCCTCGCCACCGCCGCCACCGCCGCCCACCGCGCCGACTTTGATGCGGGGGTGCGGATGCTGGACTTAGTTAGCTGA
- the gmk gene encoding guanylate kinase gives MPSRTESDPHGFKRRGMLFVLSSPSGAGKSTIAGKLMKAEPELAVSVSYTTRPMRPGEVDGREYHFIDLDRFREMVDNHEFLEWAHVFDHRYGTPKADVFHMLGEGQDILFDIDWQGAQQLHQLAGGDVVRVFILPPSMPELRERLERRATDSQDVIDARMARAANEVSHWDGYDYVLVNDDVEQCFECVRTIFAAERLKRSRQTGLIGLIRRLMKTA, from the coding sequence ATGCCCAGCCGCACCGAATCCGACCCGCATGGCTTCAAACGCCGGGGGATGCTGTTCGTCCTCTCCTCTCCATCGGGGGCGGGCAAATCGACCATCGCCGGCAAGCTGATGAAGGCCGAGCCCGAACTGGCGGTCTCGGTGTCGTACACCACCCGGCCCATGCGCCCGGGCGAAGTCGACGGTCGCGAATATCATTTCATCGACCTCGACCGGTTTCGCGAGATGGTCGACAATCACGAATTCCTCGAATGGGCGCACGTTTTCGACCACCGTTACGGCACGCCCAAGGCCGATGTGTTCCACATGCTGGGCGAGGGGCAGGACATCCTGTTCGACATCGACTGGCAAGGTGCGCAGCAGCTGCACCAGCTGGCCGGGGGCGATGTCGTTCGCGTGTTCATCCTGCCGCCGTCGATGCCCGAGCTTCGCGAGCGGCTGGAGCGCCGCGCGACCGACAGCCAGGACGTGATCGACGCCCGCATGGCGCGGGCCGCCAACGAGGTCAGCCACTGGGATGGCTATGACTATGTGCTGGTCAACGACGACGTCGAGCAATGTTTCGAATGCGTCCGCACGATCTTTGCCGCCGAGCGGCTGAAGCGGTCGCGCCAGACAGGATTGATCGGCCTGATCCGGAGGCTGATGAAGACCGCCTGA
- a CDS encoding DUF2585 domain-containing protein has protein sequence MPSPALSDIRARNWLIVAAILLVQALALWWAGRNPICTCGYVELWHGALDSGNSQHLADWYTPSHIIHGFLFYALGWLVLRRRPPGERLILAVVLEAAWEVLENSPIIIDRYREATIALGYTGDSIVNSVTDVAWMALGFAFARRAPVWATVAVAIAFELVALYVIRDNLTLNIVMLVAPSDAIRAWQGAL, from the coding sequence ATGCCATCCCCCGCCCTGTCCGATATCCGCGCGCGCAACTGGCTCATCGTCGCGGCGATCCTGCTCGTCCAGGCGCTCGCCCTCTGGTGGGCGGGGCGCAACCCCATCTGCACCTGCGGCTATGTCGAACTGTGGCACGGCGCACTCGACAGCGGCAACAGCCAGCACCTCGCCGACTGGTACACCCCCAGCCACATCATCCACGGCTTCCTGTTCTACGCGCTGGGCTGGCTCGTCCTGCGGCGGCGCCCGCCCGGCGAACGACTGATCCTGGCGGTGGTGCTGGAGGCGGCATGGGAAGTGCTGGAAAACTCACCCATCATCATCGATCGCTACCGGGAAGCGACCATCGCGCTCGGCTACACTGGCGATTCGATCGTCAATTCGGTCACCGACGTCGCGTGGATGGCGCTGGGCTTCGCCTTCGCGCGGCGCGCGCCGGTGTGGGCGACGGTAGCGGTCGCCATCGCTTTCGAACTCGTCGCGCTCTACGTGATCCGCGACAACCTGACCCTCAACATCGTCATGCTGGTCGCGCCGAGCGACGCGATCCGGGCTTGGCAGGGAGCACTTTGA
- a CDS encoding polyketide cyclase: MTDAPMLPSRTYSMSIDRDWRDLYAAIWRPEVFPRWASGLAESALRPEGDGWMADGPEGPVRIRFTPHNDHGVMDHVVEVSNGADVHVPMRIVANGRGAEVMVTLFRQPGMSDERFAADAKWIHRDLQRLKSLARSL; this comes from the coding sequence ATGACCGATGCCCCGATGCTGCCGTCGCGTACCTACAGCATGTCGATCGACCGCGACTGGCGCGATCTATATGCGGCGATCTGGCGACCGGAAGTATTTCCGCGCTGGGCGAGCGGTCTTGCCGAGTCCGCGTTGCGCCCCGAAGGCGACGGGTGGATGGCGGACGGTCCCGAAGGCCCGGTCCGCATCCGCTTCACGCCGCACAACGATCACGGCGTGATGGACCACGTCGTTGAGGTGTCGAACGGCGCCGACGTCCACGTCCCCATGCGCATCGTCGCCAACGGTCGCGGGGCGGAGGTGATGGTGACGCTGTTCCGTCAGCCCGGCATGAGCGACGAAAGATTCGCCGCCGACGCCAAGTGGATCCACCGTGACCTGCAAAGGCTCAAGAGCCTCGCGAGGTCGCTTTAG
- the fumC gene encoding class II fumarate hydratase, producing the protein MTTRTETDSIGPVDVPADAYWGAQTQRSIANFPFPATERMPIAIVHALALVKQAAARVNRAHGLAAEKADAIEAAAAEVAAGRFDDQFPLVIWQTGSGTQTNMNVNEVIAGRANEVLTGTRGGKMPIHPNDDVNMSQSSNDSFPTALHVSTALAVRERLQPALIELAGSIDEKAEQWAQIVKIGRTHLQDATPLTLGQEFSAYAMQLAKASVRISGGTTDVYALAQGGTAVGTGLNAPAGFGDAFAREISALTHVEFRSADNKFEALASNDALVELSGALNTLAVALTKIANDIRLLGSGPRSGIGELVLPANEPGSSIMPGKVNPTQCEMLTMVAAQVIGNHTAITVGGLQGHLELNVFKPMIGAAVLRSIDLLSVGMASFAERCIEGLEADERRIGELVDRSLMLVTALAPEIGYDNAAKIAKHAHEHGQTLKEAGLALGLVDAATFDRLVRPADMV; encoded by the coding sequence ATGACCACCCGAACCGAAACCGACTCCATCGGCCCCGTCGACGTCCCTGCCGACGCCTATTGGGGCGCGCAGACCCAGCGATCGATCGCAAATTTCCCCTTCCCCGCCACCGAGCGCATGCCGATCGCGATCGTCCATGCCCTCGCGCTGGTGAAACAGGCCGCGGCGCGGGTAAACCGGGCGCACGGGCTGGCGGCGGAAAAGGCGGACGCGATCGAAGCCGCCGCCGCTGAGGTCGCAGCGGGCAGATTCGACGACCAGTTCCCGCTCGTCATCTGGCAGACCGGCAGCGGCACCCAGACCAACATGAACGTCAACGAAGTGATCGCCGGTCGCGCCAACGAGGTGCTGACCGGCACGCGCGGCGGCAAAATGCCGATCCACCCCAACGACGACGTCAACATGAGCCAGTCGTCGAACGATAGCTTCCCGACTGCGCTGCATGTATCGACGGCTCTCGCCGTGCGTGAACGGCTGCAGCCCGCCCTGATCGAACTCGCGGGCTCGATCGACGAAAAGGCTGAGCAATGGGCTCAAATCGTCAAAATCGGTCGCACCCATCTCCAAGATGCCACGCCGCTTACCCTGGGTCAGGAGTTCTCGGCCTATGCGATGCAGCTCGCCAAGGCGTCGGTCCGGATTTCCGGCGGAACGACCGACGTTTACGCGCTTGCCCAAGGAGGGACTGCGGTAGGTACGGGGCTTAATGCGCCGGCTGGTTTCGGCGACGCGTTTGCGCGCGAGATTTCGGCGTTGACGCACGTCGAATTTCGCAGCGCAGACAATAAGTTCGAGGCGCTGGCATCGAACGACGCACTTGTCGAATTATCAGGCGCGTTGAATACGCTGGCGGTCGCGCTGACCAAGATCGCCAACGACATCCGCTTGCTGGGCTCCGGCCCGCGGTCGGGGATCGGCGAGTTGGTGCTGCCCGCCAATGAACCCGGCAGCTCGATCATGCCGGGCAAGGTCAACCCCACCCAATGCGAGATGCTGACGATGGTCGCGGCTCAAGTGATCGGCAACCACACCGCGATCACGGTCGGCGGCTTGCAGGGGCATTTGGAGCTGAACGTGTTCAAGCCGATGATCGGTGCCGCCGTCCTGCGCTCGATCGACCTGCTGAGCGTCGGCATGGCGAGCTTTGCCGAACGGTGCATCGAGGGGCTGGAGGCGGACGAGCGGCGGATCGGGGAGCTGGTCGATCGCTCTCTCATGCTGGTGACCGCGCTCGCGCCCGAGATCGGCTATGACAATGCCGCGAAGATCGCCAAGCACGCGCATGAGCATGGCCAGACGCTGAAGGAGGCCGGGCTTGCGCTGGGGCTGGTCGATGCGGCCACGTTCGACCGGCTGGTGCGGCCCGCCGATATGGTGTGA
- a CDS encoding SspB family protein, with the protein MTATVADSLIPYDEIVQEALRAVVGRVLNSIAGTQALPGEHHFYITFKTQAAGVDIPKRLIERFPDEMTIVIQHRFWDLKVDDRGFSVGLSFNQVPSILTIPFAAITGFHDPAVNFELRFQANDEDGVEPHEPADNDEPIAMPVEDGSNVVAVDFKRKRGD; encoded by the coding sequence ATGACCGCGACCGTTGCCGACAGCCTGATTCCCTATGACGAGATCGTGCAGGAGGCCCTGCGCGCTGTTGTCGGGCGGGTGCTGAATTCGATCGCGGGGACGCAGGCGCTGCCCGGCGAGCATCATTTCTACATCACGTTCAAGACACAAGCCGCCGGGGTCGATATCCCGAAGCGCCTGATCGAGCGTTTTCCGGACGAGATGACGATCGTCATCCAGCACCGGTTCTGGGATCTGAAGGTCGACGATCGCGGTTTTTCGGTCGGGCTGTCGTTCAACCAGGTGCCCTCGATCCTGACGATTCCGTTCGCCGCGATCACCGGGTTCCACGATCCGGCGGTGAATTTCGAACTGCGGTTCCAGGCCAATGACGAGGATGGGGTCGAGCCTCACGAGCCCGCCGACAACGACGAACCGATTGCGATGCCCGTCGAGGATGGGTCGAACGTCGTGGCCGTGGATTTCAAGCGGAAGCGAGGCGATTAG
- the hisB gene encoding imidazoleglycerol-phosphate dehydratase HisB, with amino-acid sequence MRTATISRRTSETSIDVTVNLDGTGDYAVTTGVGFFDHMLEQLSRHSLIDLNVTTVGDLHIDQHHTVEDTGIAIGEAVAKALADKRGIRRYGDALSPMDETLTRVALDISGRPWLVCDLPFSQKRLGEMDTEMFEHFFHSFAQAAGVTLHITTLHGTNNHHIAEAAFKGLARALRTAIEIDPRKADAIPSTKGTL; translated from the coding sequence ATGCGCACCGCCACGATCAGCCGCAGGACGAGCGAGACGTCGATCGACGTGACCGTCAATCTGGATGGGACCGGCGACTATGCCGTGACGACCGGGGTCGGCTTCTTCGACCATATGCTCGAACAGCTCTCGCGCCACTCGCTGATCGACCTCAACGTCACGACCGTCGGCGACCTGCATATCGACCAGCATCATACGGTCGAGGACACCGGCATCGCCATCGGCGAAGCGGTGGCGAAGGCACTGGCCGACAAGCGCGGTATCCGCCGCTACGGCGACGCGCTCAGCCCGATGGACGAGACGCTGACCCGTGTCGCGCTCGACATATCGGGTCGCCCGTGGCTGGTCTGCGACCTGCCGTTCAGCCAGAAACGGCTGGGCGAGATGGATACCGAGATGTTCGAGCATTTCTTCCACTCGTTCGCGCAAGCCGCAGGCGTAACGCTCCACATCACCACGCTGCACGGCACCAACAACCACCATATCGCCGAAGCTGCGTTCAAGGGGCTGGCGCGTGCCCTGCGCACCGCGATCGAGATCGATCCGCGCAAGGCGGATGCGATCCCGTCGACCAAGGGGACGCTGTGA
- a CDS encoding YciI family protein: MARVNAAPVSIVTLTYVAPLDAVDAQMAAHVAWLERGVAEGVLLIAGRQVPRVGGVLIFRGRRAEVEALAATDPFVTSGVATAAVVEIAASFAAEAVAATIA, encoded by the coding sequence ATGGCGCGCGTGAACGCGGCCCCGGTGTCGATCGTCACCCTGACCTATGTCGCGCCGCTCGACGCGGTGGATGCGCAGATGGCGGCGCACGTCGCCTGGCTGGAGCGCGGCGTGGCCGAGGGCGTACTGCTGATCGCGGGCCGGCAGGTGCCGCGCGTCGGCGGTGTGCTGATCTTCCGCGGGCGGCGTGCGGAGGTCGAGGCACTGGCGGCGACCGATCCGTTCGTGACTTCGGGCGTCGCGACCGCGGCCGTTGTCGAGATCGCCGCGAGTTTTGCCGCCGAAGCGGTCGCCGCGACGATCGCATGA
- the hisH gene encoding imidazole glycerol phosphate synthase subunit HisH, whose amino-acid sequence MSIALIDYGAGNLQSVHNALKAAGASDVAVTADADVVRRADRIVLPGVGAFGACAAGLRAIPGMVEALEERGLRGGVPFLGVCVGMQLMATTGHEMGSHGGLGWIAGEVAAIAPAPGIRVPHMGWNDVRPIKPHPLIAAGEAYFLHSYAFTGADVLATTDHGGSITAAIGRDNLLGVQFHPEKSQAYGLALIERFLEWRP is encoded by the coding sequence ATGAGCATCGCGCTGATCGATTACGGCGCGGGCAATCTTCAGTCGGTCCACAACGCGCTGAAGGCGGCGGGGGCGAGCGACGTCGCCGTCACCGCCGACGCCGACGTCGTACGGCGTGCCGACCGCATCGTCCTGCCCGGGGTCGGTGCGTTCGGAGCCTGCGCGGCAGGGCTGCGCGCGATCCCCGGCATGGTCGAGGCGCTGGAGGAGCGTGGGCTCAGGGGCGGCGTGCCGTTCCTGGGCGTGTGCGTCGGCATGCAACTGATGGCGACCACTGGGCACGAGATGGGCAGCCACGGCGGGCTCGGCTGGATCGCGGGCGAGGTCGCGGCGATCGCGCCCGCGCCGGGCATCCGCGTGCCGCACATGGGCTGGAACGACGTCCGCCCCATCAAACCCCATCCGCTGATCGCGGCGGGCGAGGCCTATTTCCTCCACAGCTACGCCTTCACCGGCGCCGACGTGCTGGCGACGACCGACCACGGCGGCTCCATCACCGCGGCGATCGGGCGCGACAATCTGCTGGGAGTGCAGTTCCACCCCGAAAAGAGCCAGGCCTACGGCCTCGCGCTGATCGAAAGATTCCTGGAATGGCGACCGTGA
- the hisA gene encoding 1-(5-phosphoribosyl)-5-[(5-phosphoribosylamino)methylideneamino]imidazole-4-carboxamide isomerase, with the protein MIVFPAIDLKGGQVVRLAEGDMARATVYGDDPAAQALSFAEAGATHLHVVDLDGAFAGGSVNGDAVARVIAAFPGKLQLGGGIRDRAGIERWLDLGVARVVIGTAAVKDPDLVRGAARDFPGQVVVAVDARDGYIATEGWADVSDMTATDLARRFEDAGVTALLFTDVGRDGLLKGCNVAATTALAEAVAIPVIASGGVAGIEDIHALVGQPGIEGVITGRALYDGRLDLAEAIAVAQG; encoded by the coding sequence ATGATCGTCTTCCCCGCCATCGATCTGAAGGGCGGCCAGGTCGTGCGTCTGGCCGAGGGCGATATGGCCCGCGCCACCGTATATGGCGACGATCCCGCAGCGCAGGCGCTGAGCTTCGCCGAGGCGGGAGCGACGCACCTCCACGTGGTCGATCTGGACGGCGCGTTTGCCGGCGGATCGGTCAACGGCGATGCGGTCGCGCGGGTCATCGCGGCGTTTCCCGGCAAGCTCCAGCTGGGCGGCGGCATCCGCGATCGCGCGGGGATCGAACGCTGGCTCGACCTGGGCGTGGCGCGGGTCGTCATCGGCACTGCCGCGGTCAAGGATCCCGATCTGGTCCGCGGAGCCGCGCGTGACTTTCCGGGGCAGGTCGTGGTCGCGGTGGATGCCCGCGACGGCTATATCGCGACAGAGGGCTGGGCCGACGTCTCCGACATGACCGCTACCGACCTTGCCCGCCGGTTCGAGGATGCCGGCGTCACCGCGCTCCTCTTCACCGACGTCGGGCGCGACGGGCTACTGAAAGGCTGCAACGTCGCCGCGACCACCGCGCTGGCTGAGGCGGTGGCGATCCCCGTGATCGCCAGCGGCGGTGTCGCGGGGATCGAGGATATCCACGCGCTGGTCGGCCAGCCGGGAATCGAGGGCGTCATCACCGGTCGGGCGCTGTACGACGGGCGGTTGGACCTGGCCGAGGCGATCGCGGTGGCGCAGGGATGA
- the hisF gene encoding imidazole glycerol phosphate synthase subunit HisF, which yields MTVRARVIPCLDVAGGRVVKGVNFVDLRDAGDPVEQARAYDAAGADELCFLDIGASHEGRETIVDVVRRTAEVCFMPLTVGGGVRSVEDARALLLAGADKIAVNSAAVARPELVAEIAERMGRQCVVASVDARRVGETWEVFTHGGRRATGIDAVGHALNLARLGAGELLVTSMDRDGTKDGYDLDLIRTIADQVDVPVVASGGVGSVAHLVAGIVEGHASAVLAASIFHFGEASVADAHAALAAAGIPVRA from the coding sequence GTGACCGTCCGCGCGCGCGTCATCCCCTGCCTCGACGTGGCCGGCGGCCGCGTCGTCAAGGGCGTGAACTTCGTCGACCTGCGCGATGCCGGCGACCCGGTCGAGCAGGCGCGCGCCTATGACGCCGCCGGCGCCGACGAGCTCTGCTTCCTCGACATCGGCGCCAGCCATGAAGGGCGCGAGACGATCGTCGATGTCGTGCGCCGCACCGCCGAAGTCTGCTTCATGCCGCTGACGGTCGGCGGCGGGGTGCGATCGGTCGAGGATGCCCGTGCGCTGCTGCTGGCCGGCGCGGACAAGATCGCGGTCAATTCCGCCGCAGTCGCGCGGCCCGAACTTGTCGCCGAAATCGCCGAGCGGATGGGCCGCCAGTGCGTCGTCGCCTCGGTCGACGCGCGCCGGGTCGGCGAGACGTGGGAAGTCTTCACGCACGGCGGGCGGCGCGCGACGGGGATCGACGCGGTGGGGCATGCGCTGAACCTCGCCCGGCTCGGCGCGGGCGAGTTGCTCGTGACGTCGATGGACCGCGACGGAACGAAGGACGGCTACGACCTCGACCTGATCCGCACCATCGCAGACCAGGTGGACGTGCCGGTCGTCGCATCGGGCGGGGTCGGCAGCGTCGCGCACCTGGTTGCCGGCATCGTCGAGGGCCATGCCTCCGCGGTGCTCGCCGCATCGATCTTCCACTTCGGCGAGGCCTCGGTCGCCGACGCCCACGCCGCGCTCGCCGCGGCGGGGATTCCGGTGCGCGCTTAA
- a CDS encoding phosphoribosyl-ATP diphosphatase, with product MDAFATLETTIAARLTADPASSYIAGLAAKGRAKIAQKVGEEAVETVIAAIADDRAGLVGEAADLLFHLTVLLHHAGLTLDDVRAELTRREGVSGLVEKAGRTAG from the coding sequence ATGGACGCGTTCGCCACTCTCGAAACCACGATCGCCGCGCGGCTGACCGCCGATCCGGCGTCGTCGTACATCGCCGGCCTGGCAGCAAAGGGCCGCGCCAAGATCGCGCAGAAAGTCGGCGAGGAAGCGGTCGAAACCGTCATCGCCGCCATCGCCGACGACCGCGCCGGCCTGGTAGGTGAGGCCGCGGACCTGCTGTTCCATCTGACCGTTCTGCTCCACCACGCCGGCCTGACGCTGGACGACGTGCGCGCGGAGCTGACGCGGCGCGAGGGGGTGTCGGGGCTGGTGGAAAAGGCCGGCCGCACCGCCGGATGA
- a CDS encoding histidine triad nucleotide-binding protein, with the protein MPIDATQPYDDDNLFAKILRDEIPSKRVYEDDYAIAFHDIAPQAPTHLLVIPRGRYVSWDDFSTRASEAEIAGFVRAVGTVARAAGMVEPGYRLLANTGGHGGQEVPHLHVHIFAGRPLGPMLAR; encoded by the coding sequence ATGCCGATCGACGCGACCCAGCCCTATGACGACGACAATCTCTTCGCGAAGATCCTGCGCGACGAAATCCCGTCCAAGCGCGTGTACGAGGACGACTATGCCATCGCCTTCCACGACATCGCCCCGCAGGCGCCGACCCACCTGCTGGTGATCCCGCGCGGGCGCTACGTCTCCTGGGACGATTTCAGCACGCGCGCGTCCGAGGCGGAGATCGCAGGCTTCGTCCGCGCAGTCGGCACGGTCGCCCGCGCAGCGGGGATGGTCGAGCCGGGCTACCGCCTGCTCGCCAACACCGGCGGGCACGGCGGACAGGAAGTGCCGCACTTGCACGTCCATATCTTTGCCGGCCGGCCGCTGGGGCCGATGCTCGCCCGCTGA